A genomic window from Lotus japonicus ecotype B-129 chromosome 1, LjGifu_v1.2 includes:
- the LOC130728367 gene encoding uncharacterized protein LOC130728367 produces MGGFRLVLAVAVFLACLISVSLSFQSDELLDDEEFGLEGGRPSQSESRPPPSTTTTNRKRFSDSSSDSKIQFILQHAFGDSDFTDAGNFSARLKTWSHGAQTLTKLRFTRDTFTDVEKNKFQELLQGDDFYKIRLPSNVLSPPGRDYIVSSVKARCLPGDGLEEHFVIHTEGVNILAVNYGAHGACPYPRQLKLPAKWSFKSHTVLKNSEQAPRTPIFAEEVLGGEGIDGETIKPIERSFWAKYWMYLIPLGLIVMNAVTQAMNMPEEQAGAQGGAGPAPQQLGSAAAQRGTNSGVRRR; encoded by the exons ATGGGTGGTTTCCGGTTAGTTCTGGCGGTGGCTGTGTTCCTCGCCTGCTTGATCTCCGTCTCTCTGTCTTTCCAATCCGATGAACTTCTCGACGACGAAGAATTCGGCCTCGAAGGTGGACGCCCATCCCAGTCCGAATCCCGTCCTccaccttccaccaccaccaccaatcgGAAGAGATTTTCCGACTCCTCCTCCGATTCCAAGATCCAGTTCATTCTCCAACACGCCTTTGGAGACTCCGATTTCACCGACGCCGGCAACTTCTCCGCTCGCCTCAAAACTTGGAGCCACGGCGCTCAG ACACTGACGAAGCTGCGGTTTACACGGGATACGTTTACTGATGTTGAGAAGAACAAGTTTCAA GAGCTGTTGCAAGGAGATGATTTCTATAAGATTAGATTGCCATCCAATGTTTTGAGTCCTCCAGGAAGGGACTATATTGTTTCTTCAGTGAAAGCT AGATGTCTTCCAGGGGATGGATTGGAGGAGCATTTTGTAATACACACG GAAGGTGTTAACATCTTGGCTGTCAATTATGGTGCCCATGGGGCTTGCCCTTATCCCCGGCAATTGAAGCTT CCAGCAAAGTGGTCTTTCAAGTCACACACAGTTTTGAAGAACAGTGAACAGGCACCGAG AACGCCAATATTTGCTGAAGAGGTGCTTGGTGGAGAGGGAATAGATGGCGAAACTATAAAGCCAATAGAAAGGTCCTTTTGGGCTAAATAT TGGATGTACCTGATCCCTCTCGGACTCATTGTAATGAATGCGGTTACCCAAGCGATGAATATGCCTGAGGAACAGGCTGGTGCGCAAGGTGGCGCCGGACCTGCACCGCAGCAGCTAGGATCTGCTGCAGCTCAGCGCGGAACAAACTCTGGTGTGCGGAGAAGATGA